One region of Sulfurisphaera ohwakuensis genomic DNA includes:
- a CDS encoding IS200/IS605 family accessory protein TnpB-related protein codes for MLKTLKRTVRLESDSLNKWKYHVLREIEEYQRNIVNEMIGIILSEGLPTTRKKLHERFYSYYKEKYPFLPSRVIEGSYIIAGRIVKSFRERRKKGLTRKEKPEYKKVVITIPNTVNWKFNKVSVSVLTHKGWVEIPLKFTKQFIHYLYEGWRVSQELKLRLVGRRVLVWLTFEKDVEVETKEGNYVSIDVNENNITLAVFEGFKLKEMRRYETGLGRIVINYSLRREEVTKGYSTKDELIKKKLKRLRERERKLDVLRKTVKRVVELARDLKVKVVVGKFSSKAKERMGGNKNGKLRHRIHQWSVVKFIEMLKAQPIDVEEVSESYTSSINPFDGERLGKSKQVVEKVIKVFNPYLMTGSAHEGRGIKVIKVTARYLDGGEILLERDSIAPLNLMKKVDGRVVVFPSTNPKDLRVTVYDPLRGVPLVELEVIKSKDKLRHG; via the coding sequence GTGTTGAAGACGTTGAAAAGGACAGTTAGGTTAGAAAGCGACTCTCTGAACAAGTGGAAATACCACGTTCTTAGAGAGATTGAGGAATACCAAAGAAACATAGTTAATGAAATGATTGGCATAATACTCTCTGAGGGCTTGCCCACTACAAGGAAGAAGTTACACGAGAGGTTTTACAGTTATTATAAGGAAAAGTATCCCTTCCTACCTTCAAGGGTTATTGAAGGATCTTATATTATTGCCGGTAGGATAGTTAAGAGTTTTAGGGAGAGGAGAAAGAAAGGACTAACGAGAAAGGAGAAACCAGAGTACAAGAAGGTCGTGATCACAATCCCTAACACGGTAAACTGGAAGTTTAACAAGGTGTCTGTTAGCGTTTTAACCCACAAGGGTTGGGTTGAGATCCCCCTCAAGTTCACTAAACAATTCATCCACTATTTATATGAGGGTTGGAGGGTTTCTCAAGAACTCAAGTTAAGGTTAGTGGGTAGGAGAGTCCTAGTCTGGTTAACATTTGAGAAGGACGTTGAGGTTGAAACGAAAGAAGGTAATTATGTTTCTATTGACGTTAACGAGAATAATATCACCTTAGCAGTTTTTGAGGGTTTCAAGCTCAAGGAGATGAGGCGTTATGAGACTGGATTAGGGAGGATTGTTATTAACTACTCCTTGAGGAGGGAAGAGGTTACTAAGGGGTACTCAACTAAGGACGAGCTAATTAAGAAAAAGTTGAAGAGGTTGAGGGAGAGGGAGAGGAAGCTTGATGTTCTTAGAAAGACCGTTAAGAGGGTTGTTGAGTTGGCTAGGGATTTAAAGGTAAAGGTTGTGGTTGGTAAGTTTTCATCAAAGGCTAAGGAGAGGATGGGGGGTAACAAGAATGGTAAGCTTAGGCATAGGATTCATCAGTGGAGTGTTGTTAAATTCATTGAAATGCTTAAGGCTCAGCCTATTGATGTTGAGGAGGTTTCAGAATCATATACTTCTTCCATAAACCCATTTGATGGTGAGAGGTTGGGGAAGAGTAAGCAAGTAGTGGAGAAGGTTATCAAGGTTTTTAATCCCTACCTGATGACGGGCTCTGCTCACGAGGGTAGGGGTATTAAAGTAATCAAAGTTACTGCTAGGTATTTAGATGGTGGGGAAATATTGTTAGAAAGGGATTCAATTGCACCTCTTAATCTGATGAAAAAGGTGGATGGGAGGGTAGTGGTGTTTCCCTCGACCAACCCCAAGGACTTAAGGGTGACTGTGTATGATCCCTTAAGAGGGGTGCCCTTGGTGGAATTAGAAGTAATTAAAAGTAAGGATAAGTTACGCCACGGGTAA
- a CDS encoding IS607 family transposase, with the protein MERYLTPSEVAEIFGMSRSGIIKWIREGKIKAIEINGRWRIPYSEVERLISGKEKVKQVAIYARVSSNTQKDDLERQLNTLKEWVKKTFGEVSVTEVKDIDSGLKEDRRGLKKLIELAKRRQIDAIVVAYKDRLTRFGFEYLVELFNAYGVNVIVAFQDEPKDYIQELAEDFVEIVKSFASKIYGHKYEKVIKCVEDVEKDS; encoded by the coding sequence GTGGAGAGGTATTTAACACCTAGTGAAGTTGCCGAGATCTTTGGGATGAGTAGGAGTGGTATTATTAAGTGGATTAGGGAAGGGAAAATAAAGGCTATTGAAATTAACGGTAGGTGGAGAATACCTTACAGTGAAGTAGAAAGATTAATAAGTGGAAAAGAAAAAGTTAAACAAGTAGCAATTTACGCTAGAGTCTCATCAAACACACAAAAGGACGACTTAGAGAGACAACTAAACACGTTAAAGGAATGGGTTAAGAAAACCTTCGGTGAAGTGAGTGTAACTGAAGTTAAGGACATTGACTCTGGATTGAAAGAAGATAGAAGAGGATTAAAGAAACTCATAGAATTAGCCAAGAGGAGACAGATCGATGCAATAGTAGTAGCATACAAGGACAGACTAACACGTTTCGGCTTCGAATACCTCGTTGAGCTATTCAACGCTTACGGAGTAAACGTCATCGTGGCTTTCCAAGATGAGCCAAAGGACTACATACAAGAGTTAGCTGAGGATTTCGTAGAAATCGTAAAATCCTTTGCTTCAAAAATTTACGGCCATAAGTACGAGAAGGTGATAAAATGTGTTGAAGACGTTGAAAAGGACAGTTAG
- a CDS encoding DUF973 family protein — MAQQNIEILGLEKLRDGALYYIIVSLLGIILGILTLGVSFSLTRITSSITTVLILGLISSLITLPLVILSFYRTKEGFSILVSTGKDLGNGITGTILILIGIVIGFIGTLVTVISILPLLSKQALPSILPSLVGGVIVVFIGGIIGLIGYILLALAYRRTGEIYLNDDLKNAGLLMIIGSVIGLIVSVVGYILILISFILVYSGLGNLIKRLSQTTSQLVQLQSSIGPISQVGIGSLRSNGIALVTINSQYPLQIISALLLGTNYTTSDISPNTLNIGFNTITINFRTSLSLMTGNIYYIQLTLSNGQTLTVAVIYQP; from the coding sequence ATGGCTCAACAGAATATTGAAATTTTAGGACTAGAAAAGCTTAGAGATGGAGCATTATATTATATTATTGTCTCACTTTTAGGAATAATATTAGGAATACTGACCTTAGGAGTTTCTTTCTCTCTAACCAGAATTACCTCCTCTATTACTACAGTTCTCATACTGGGTTTGATCTCTTCATTAATTACATTACCATTAGTTATATTGTCCTTTTATCGAACGAAAGAAGGCTTCAGTATATTAGTATCTACCGGAAAAGATTTAGGAAACGGAATAACCGGGACAATATTAATATTAATTGGAATTGTAATTGGATTTATAGGAACTTTAGTAACTGTTATTTCTATCTTACCTTTACTATCTAAACAAGCACTTCCCTCTATTCTACCATCGCTTGTAGGGGGAGTAATAGTTGTATTTATAGGTGGAATAATTGGCCTTATAGGTTACATCTTACTAGCTTTAGCATATAGAAGAACCGGAGAAATTTACTTAAACGATGACCTGAAGAATGCTGGTTTACTTATGATAATTGGATCTGTAATTGGCCTTATAGTATCCGTTGTAGGTTATATTCTAATCCTAATAAGTTTCATTCTAGTTTATTCTGGTCTAGGCAACCTAATAAAAAGATTATCTCAAACAACCTCCCAGCTTGTACAACTGCAATCGTCAATTGGACCCATTTCACAAGTGGGTATAGGAAGTCTTAGAAGTAATGGAATCGCTTTGGTTACAATTAATTCACAATATCCACTGCAGATAATAAGTGCACTATTGTTAGGAACAAATTACACAACATCAGACATCTCACCAAACACGTTAAATATAGGATTTAACACGATCACAATAAACTTCAGAACCTCTTTAAGTCTCATGACTGGAAATATCTATTATATACAGCTTACATTATCTAACGGACAAACCCTGACCGTGGCAGTAATATATCAACCATAA
- a CDS encoding membrane protein, whose protein sequence is MDLGVFFASLGISLLELSEAGAVAAIYHNILKNNLPFIYAIAGVLIVLIPTFTLGKYIYLVPINYFLLVAAIILFYFGYRLIRSARRYFKKQFKRKEEEKEEGIGVVFTVSAVEGLEAALVILALIPQSYFSALLGTIISGILVVILTALLKAQIAKIRLPHLKFVLSALLFSLGSMWLLEIFTDITEAFLAIFFVIYLGINYLIIKS, encoded by the coding sequence ATGGACCTAGGAGTATTCTTTGCCTCTTTAGGAATTTCTTTACTTGAGTTGTCAGAAGCAGGAGCTGTAGCAGCAATCTATCATAATATTTTAAAGAACAATTTACCATTTATTTACGCTATAGCTGGGGTATTAATTGTTTTAATACCAACATTTACATTAGGAAAATACATTTATCTAGTACCTATTAACTATTTTCTTTTAGTTGCAGCAATAATACTGTTTTACTTCGGTTATAGATTAATTAGAAGTGCAAGAAGATATTTTAAGAAACAATTTAAGAGAAAAGAAGAAGAAAAAGAAGAAGGCATCGGAGTAGTATTTACCGTATCTGCAGTCGAAGGGTTAGAAGCTGCGTTAGTAATTTTAGCATTAATTCCTCAAAGCTACTTTTCAGCCTTATTAGGAACAATAATTTCTGGCATTCTTGTAGTTATTCTTACAGCATTGTTAAAAGCACAAATAGCTAAAATTAGACTGCCACACTTAAAGTTTGTTCTTTCAGCACTTCTTTTCAGTTTAGGGAGTATGTGGCTACTAGAAATTTTTACTGATATTACAGAGGCATTTCTAGCTATTTTCTTCGTTATTTATTTAGGTATAAATTATCTTATTATAAAAAGTTAA
- a CDS encoding APC family permease: protein MAEKKSLFIRESSGLIKQVNLLDAVMLNLGNMSAGEALFQSISPYISNGAILWLASILGFLLSIPQIIVYTFMTLKIRRTGGDYVWISRVIDGRLGSILALSYLIQSTAFFAIIAFFSASSVNSVLCTIGIMNNNHQLINLANSVFVNPYGNVTLDQRLIFYAISAIFFGIVIALNIRKAKWGFTLVTVLGIFSIFALLLAMIVVGVNSGGFFAKLQPFLSAYNISAPVGKRVFFPSNFSLLATLSLLPLFALYTYPWINAGPSVSAEFKNSDKVAKLNIIIASVVTFLLVTLGFMEMDLVAGYNFNISAYPTFVYNFWTVAIALAGNQALQWIIGLGLILWNFYTLSYGVVMFSRYVFALSFDRILPEKFTEVNKYGSPVYAHLLDLTITLLLLLIPVFSINAAVSLYGTTILGAVYLFFGVLAGALYGFKNNEKILKVFGILASGYLAYLTYEAATNPLIGFTTTQGINITTLLFVILAYVFAIGVFSASYLKHKREGVDLTILFKEIPPE from the coding sequence ATGGCTGAGAAAAAATCACTTTTCATCAGAGAGAGCTCAGGTTTAATTAAGCAAGTAAATCTATTAGACGCTGTTATGCTGAATCTAGGCAATATGTCTGCTGGAGAGGCATTATTTCAATCAATTTCTCCATATATTAGTAATGGTGCAATACTTTGGCTAGCCAGTATATTAGGGTTTTTACTATCAATACCCCAGATTATAGTCTATACTTTCATGACCTTAAAAATAAGAAGAACCGGAGGAGATTACGTATGGATTTCTAGAGTTATAGATGGACGTTTAGGATCAATCCTTGCCCTATCTTATTTAATTCAATCAACCGCATTCTTTGCAATAATAGCATTCTTCTCAGCCTCCTCAGTTAACTCAGTACTTTGTACTATAGGTATAATGAATAATAACCATCAACTTATAAACTTAGCAAATTCAGTCTTTGTAAATCCTTACGGAAATGTAACACTTGACCAAAGACTAATATTCTATGCAATTTCAGCAATTTTCTTTGGAATAGTTATCGCTCTTAACATTAGAAAAGCAAAATGGGGTTTTACTTTAGTTACCGTATTGGGAATATTTTCCATCTTTGCCTTATTACTAGCAATGATAGTTGTTGGTGTTAACTCTGGTGGTTTCTTTGCTAAATTACAACCATTCCTATCAGCATATAATATTTCAGCACCAGTTGGAAAAAGAGTGTTTTTCCCCAGTAACTTTAGCCTATTAGCAACCCTTTCATTACTTCCACTATTTGCATTATATACTTATCCATGGATAAATGCTGGTCCCTCAGTATCAGCTGAGTTTAAGAATTCCGATAAAGTAGCTAAATTAAACATTATTATAGCCTCAGTAGTAACATTCCTTTTAGTAACACTAGGATTTATGGAAATGGACTTAGTGGCAGGCTATAATTTTAACATTTCAGCCTATCCCACATTTGTTTATAACTTTTGGACTGTCGCAATAGCATTGGCTGGAAATCAAGCATTACAATGGATTATAGGACTTGGACTTATACTATGGAACTTTTACACATTGTCCTATGGCGTTGTTATGTTTTCCAGATACGTTTTCGCACTCTCATTTGATAGAATATTACCAGAAAAATTCACAGAAGTAAATAAGTACGGCTCACCAGTATACGCCCACTTACTCGATTTAACAATCACACTTCTCCTCCTATTAATTCCAGTATTTTCAATTAATGCTGCAGTATCATTATACGGAACTACAATTTTAGGTGCTGTATATTTATTCTTTGGAGTTTTAGCTGGAGCACTGTATGGTTTTAAGAATAATGAGAAGATATTGAAGGTTTTCGGAATTTTAGCAAGTGGTTACTTAGCCTATTTAACATACGAAGCCGCAACAAACCCATTAATAGGTTTCACAACAACACAAGGGATTAATATAACAACTCTATTGTTCGTTATATTAGCATATGTGTTCGCTATTGGAGTATTCTCAGCATCTTATTTAAAGCATAAAAGAGAGGGTGTAGACTTAACTATTTTATTTAAAGAGATACCCCCTGAGTAG
- a CDS encoding DUF4898 domain-containing protein, which yields MTVSLKGLVEENIVEINNRLGYNTCWLYNFKWVSDFGKFVSMLFTRSKSLSIILPYSRDDKEVLMNTIRKIANDKNASVIILLTDKISTDNFLVCNKQN from the coding sequence ATGACAGTAAGTCTTAAAGGATTAGTTGAGGAGAACATTGTAGAGATTAATAATAGGCTGGGCTATAATACTTGTTGGCTTTATAATTTTAAATGGGTTAGTGATTTTGGTAAATTTGTTAGCATGCTTTTTACTAGGTCAAAATCTCTTAGTATAATATTACCATATTCCAGGGATGATAAAGAAGTTTTGATGAATACTATAAGAAAGATAGCCAATGACAAAAATGCCTCGGTTATAATATTACTCACAGATAAAATATCTACAGATAATTTTCTAGTGTGTAACAAACAGAATTAA
- a CDS encoding trimeric intracellular cation channel family protein, protein MNLILELANYIGIIAFAISGSMKGIKKGMDLLGVLVLGFSTALGGGITADILLGIKPPTNLVYLPYPLTALLASFLTFLFYKMFTNVGKPLLYADAIGLGAFTASGASLAYSIDPSPLLVIMIGTITAVGGGVIRDMLSNEVPVILTREFYATAVIIGSGIYFLLRYEGESNYYDIIISFLITTVLRIIAMKLKWELPKVTNT, encoded by the coding sequence GTGAATCTAATACTTGAATTAGCAAATTATATTGGTATAATCGCCTTTGCAATCTCTGGATCTATGAAGGGAATAAAAAAAGGAATGGATTTACTTGGGGTGCTAGTATTAGGATTTTCAACCGCTTTAGGTGGTGGAATCACCGCTGACATTCTTCTCGGAATAAAACCACCAACAAACTTAGTCTACTTGCCTTATCCTCTAACTGCATTACTTGCAAGTTTTCTTACATTTCTATTTTATAAGATGTTTACTAACGTTGGAAAGCCATTACTTTACGCTGATGCAATAGGTCTAGGAGCTTTTACAGCATCTGGTGCATCACTAGCTTATTCAATAGATCCTTCTCCTCTTCTAGTTATAATGATTGGGACTATTACGGCCGTAGGAGGAGGAGTAATTAGAGATATGCTTTCTAACGAGGTACCTGTCATTTTAACTAGGGAATTTTATGCTACCGCAGTTATAATTGGTTCTGGAATTTATTTCTTATTAAGATATGAGGGAGAAAGTAATTATTACGATATAATTATATCCTTTTTAATCACTACTGTTTTGAGAATTATAGCAATGAAACTAAAATGGGAACTACCAAAGGTAACTAATACATAA
- a CDS encoding DMT family transporter, producing MIKRGILDLVTASALWGTIGIVTQIGYEHNANVFQITLFRSLSSSLLVFMVFRNVKAILDRISLIMGVVAIIFYETYVYSVNILGASLSAVFLYTAPLWVILASKVYLKDEINNRKILASILVVIGVYLIYFSKISIVSISWGIASGFTYALLIIYSRFMQIKGYKDQEILASQAFWSLPFSLLFFILSPNLTSSSILTGIYLGIVATFLAYIFFYRGMRLTDSITASILSSLEPVFTIIFAIIILHQVLTPLQFLGSGIIIFSSILISL from the coding sequence ATGATTAAAAGAGGAATCCTAGATTTAGTTACTGCTTCAGCATTATGGGGTACTATTGGGATTGTTACGCAAATAGGCTATGAACATAATGCAAATGTATTCCAGATAACACTATTTAGAAGCCTTTCCTCTTCATTGCTAGTTTTCATGGTCTTCAGAAATGTAAAGGCAATCCTAGATAGGATTTCCTTGATAATGGGGGTTGTGGCTATCATATTCTATGAAACGTATGTCTATAGTGTTAATATTCTAGGAGCTTCTCTTTCAGCTGTATTTTTATATACTGCTCCTTTATGGGTAATTTTAGCTTCAAAAGTTTATCTTAAAGATGAAATAAATAATAGAAAGATTTTAGCTTCAATACTTGTAGTAATAGGAGTATATCTAATTTACTTTTCAAAAATATCCATAGTTAGTATAAGTTGGGGGATTGCTTCTGGATTCACTTATGCTCTACTTATTATTTATTCTAGATTTATGCAAATAAAAGGGTATAAAGATCAGGAAATATTAGCATCTCAAGCTTTTTGGAGCTTGCCATTTTCCTTGTTATTTTTTATATTATCGCCAAACTTAACAAGTTCTTCAATATTAACTGGAATATATTTAGGCATTGTAGCAACATTTTTAGCTTATATTTTCTTTTATAGAGGAATGAGACTTACAGATTCTATAACAGCTTCCATACTATCCTCACTAGAACCAGTATTTACAATAATTTTTGCAATAATAATACTTCATCAAGTTTTAACCCCATTACAATTTCTTGGATCTGGAATAATAATATTTAGTTCTATATTAATTTCACTTTAA